A window from Engraulis encrasicolus isolate BLACKSEA-1 chromosome 13, IST_EnEncr_1.0, whole genome shotgun sequence encodes these proteins:
- the LOC134461800 gene encoding caprin-2-like: protein MRAAISLLVLLFSMRGALTQSFQAGIQSAGDKASADSAEDATPAAVDAPGQLDVSAELKELRDMVVELRITLRLTQDELTATQDELKVTQAELTTVKTRQITSEAEISTLKQLTTEQKADPTQAEAKLNMLDVLENPKVAFSVGLLESHGEIHADLDDMDLVYSKIFTNIGEAYDEMTGFFTAPVKGVYYFRFTGTYYANRYGIGLMMYKNEEKVMYLYDYKTDGRFAYLSSGLPMQLEAGDKVHMRLQGASRIYDDEDNHSTFSGFLIFPL from the coding sequence atgagggctgccatctcactgctggtgctgctgttctCCATGCGTGGAGCTTTGACTCAGAGCTTCCAGGCAGGGATCCAGAGCGCTGGGGACAAGGCTTCTGCTGATTCTGCAGAAGATGCTACTCCTGCTGCTGTTGACGCCCCTGGACAGCTGGACGTCTCTGCcgagctgaaggaactcagagacatggtggtggagctcCGCATCACTCTACGTCTCACTCAAGATGAGCTAACGGCCACTCAAGATGAGCTAAAGGTCACCCAGGCTGAGCTGACTACAGTTAAAACCCGACAGATCACGAGCGAGGCTGAGATATCAACTCTGAAACAGCTGACCACTGAGCAAAAAGCCGACCCCACACAAGCTGAAGCAAAGCTGAACATGTTAGATGTTTTGGAAAACCCCAAGGTGGCTTTCTCTGTCGGACTGCTGGAGTCACATGGTGAAATTCACGCAGATTTAGATGACATGGACTTAGTGTACAGTAAAATCTTTACCAACATTGGAGAGGCCTATGACGAGATGACCGGGTTCTTCACAGCGCCAGTTAAGGGGGTTTATTACTTCAGATTCACAGGCACATATTACGCAAACAGATACGGCATTGGACTTATGATGTATAAGAACGAGGAGAAGGTCATGTATCTGTATGATTATAAAACTGATGGACGGTTTGCCTATCTCTCCAGTGGCTTGCCTATGCAGCTAGAGGCAGGAGACAAAGTCCACATGAGACTTCAAGGAGCCAGCAGGATCTATGACGACGAGGATAACCatagcaccttcagtggcttcctcaTCTTCCCTTTGTGA